The following proteins are co-located in the Branchiostoma lanceolatum isolate klBraLanc5 chromosome 16, klBraLanc5.hap2, whole genome shotgun sequence genome:
- the LOC136421923 gene encoding trans-1,2-dihydrobenzene-1,2-diol dehydrogenase-like isoform X2: MKRVIHLASAMAPTRWGFVSAGKISNDFKVALDTLPKEEHQVVAVAARSLESAQKFAKTHNIPTAYGSYAELAAQKDIDVVYIGSIHTQHAPVTTMMLQAGKPVLCEKPMAVNSREAQQMIGLAKEKNIFFMEAVWSCFFPAYLKIREIIDSGAVGEVKVVTACFGYNVNIDVPRLTERPSGSMLDMGIWGSGDLYQFATMVFGGEEPQDITTSGHLISDGGVDETVTVVLKYSGNRMATLLCSMSANMPNEAYVCGTMGFLKIPTFWCPTEVIAPDKTHEFPLPPPEKPLNYENSTGMRFEAMEVRRCLQEGLKESPLMTHAMSLQIAGILDRARKVAGVVYDQDKE; the protein is encoded by the exons ATGAAGAG AGTGATACATCTGGCTTCGGCTATGGCGCCGACTCGTTGGGGGTTTGTAAGCGCCGGAAAAATCAGCAACGACTTCAAAGTGGCCCTGGACACTCTACCAAAGGAGGAACACCAG GTTGTAGCCGTGGCAGCCAGAAGCCTGGAAAGTGCCCAGAAGTTTGCTAAAACTCACAACATCCCAACAGCTTATGGTTCATACGCAGAGCTAGCAGCACAGAAGGATATAG ATGTGGTGTACATCGGTTCCATCCATACCCAGCATGCACCAGTGACTACCATGATGCTCCAGGCAGGGAAGCCTGTCCTGTGTGAGAAGCCGATGGCCGTCAACTCCCGAGAGGCGCAGCAGATGATCGGCCTTGCCAAGGAGAAGAACATCTTCTTTATGGAG GCTGTCTGGAGTTGCTTCTTCCCAGCGTACCTAAAGATCCGTGAGATCATCGACTCAGGAGCAGTTGGGGAGGTGAAGGTGGTTACCGCATGTTTTGGATACAACGTTAACATTGATGTGCCAAGGCTGACAGAAAG ACCCTCAGGATCAATGTTGGATATGGGAATCTGGGGATCTGGGGACCTATATCAGTTTGCCACCATGGTGTTCGGAGGAGAAGAGCCACAGGATATTACCACTAGTGGACACCTCATCAGTGATGGGG GAGTCGATGAGACCGTGACTGTTGTCCTGAAGTACAGTGGAAACAGGATGGCCACACTTCTGTGCTCTATGTCTGCAAACATGCCCAACGAGGCATATGTGTGTGGGACAATGGGCTTTCTGAAG ATCCCAACCTTCTGGTGCCCTACAGAGGTGATCGCTCCAGACAAGACTCATGAATTCCCCCTCCCTCCACCGGAGAAACCTCTCAACTATGAAAACAGTACAGGGATGAGGTTTGAGGCCATGGAGGTCAGGAGGTGTCTTCAGGAAG GTTTGAAGGAGAGTCCTCTGATGACCCACGCCATGAGTCTACAGATAGCCGGTATCCTGGACCGGGCGCGTAAGGTGGCCGGAGTGGTGTACGATCAGGACAAGGAGTGA
- the LOC136421923 gene encoding trans-1,2-dihydrobenzene-1,2-diol dehydrogenase-like isoform X3 — MRVIHLASAMAPTRWGFVSAGKISNDFKVALDTLPKEEHQVVAVAARSLESAQKFAKTHNIPTAYGSYAELAAQKDIDVVYIGSIHTQHAPVTTMMLQAGKPVLCEKPMAVNSREAQQMIGLAKEKNIFFMEAVWSCFFPAYLKIREIIDSGAVGEVKVVTACFGYNVNIDVPRLTERPSGSMLDMGIWGSGDLYQFATMVFGGEEPQDITTSGHLISDGGVDETVTVVLKYSGNRMATLLCSMSANMPNEAYVCGTMGFLKIPTFWCPTEVIAPDKTHEFPLPPPEKPLNYENSTGMRFEAMEVRRCLQEGLKESPLMTHAMSLQIAGILDRARKVAGVVYDQDKE, encoded by the exons ATGAG AGTGATACATCTGGCTTCGGCTATGGCGCCGACTCGTTGGGGGTTTGTAAGCGCCGGAAAAATCAGCAACGACTTCAAAGTGGCCCTGGACACTCTACCAAAGGAGGAACACCAG GTTGTAGCCGTGGCAGCCAGAAGCCTGGAAAGTGCCCAGAAGTTTGCTAAAACTCACAACATCCCAACAGCTTATGGTTCATACGCAGAGCTAGCAGCACAGAAGGATATAG ATGTGGTGTACATCGGTTCCATCCATACCCAGCATGCACCAGTGACTACCATGATGCTCCAGGCAGGGAAGCCTGTCCTGTGTGAGAAGCCGATGGCCGTCAACTCCCGAGAGGCGCAGCAGATGATCGGCCTTGCCAAGGAGAAGAACATCTTCTTTATGGAG GCTGTCTGGAGTTGCTTCTTCCCAGCGTACCTAAAGATCCGTGAGATCATCGACTCAGGAGCAGTTGGGGAGGTGAAGGTGGTTACCGCATGTTTTGGATACAACGTTAACATTGATGTGCCAAGGCTGACAGAAAG ACCCTCAGGATCAATGTTGGATATGGGAATCTGGGGATCTGGGGACCTATATCAGTTTGCCACCATGGTGTTCGGAGGAGAAGAGCCACAGGATATTACCACTAGTGGACACCTCATCAGTGATGGGG GAGTCGATGAGACCGTGACTGTTGTCCTGAAGTACAGTGGAAACAGGATGGCCACACTTCTGTGCTCTATGTCTGCAAACATGCCCAACGAGGCATATGTGTGTGGGACAATGGGCTTTCTGAAG ATCCCAACCTTCTGGTGCCCTACAGAGGTGATCGCTCCAGACAAGACTCATGAATTCCCCCTCCCTCCACCGGAGAAACCTCTCAACTATGAAAACAGTACAGGGATGAGGTTTGAGGCCATGGAGGTCAGGAGGTGTCTTCAGGAAG GTTTGAAGGAGAGTCCTCTGATGACCCACGCCATGAGTCTACAGATAGCCGGTATCCTGGACCGGGCGCGTAAGGTGGCCGGAGTGGTGTACGATCAGGACAAGGAGTGA
- the LOC136421923 gene encoding trans-1,2-dihydrobenzene-1,2-diol dehydrogenase-like isoform X1: MKRVIHLASAMAPTRWGFVSAGKISNDFKVALDTLPKEEHQVVAVAARSLESAQKFAKTHNIPTAYGSYAELAAQKDIDVVYIGSIHTQHAPVTTMMLQAGKPVLCEKPMAVNSREAQQMIGLAKEKNIFFMEAVWSCFFPAYLKIREIIDSGAVGEVKVVTACFGYNVNIDVPRLTERPSGSMLDMGIWGSGDLYQFATMVFGGEEPQDITTSGHLISDGGVDETVTVVLKYSGNRMATLLCSMSANMPNEAYVCGTMGFLKIPTFWCPTEVIAPDKTHEFPLPPPEKPLNYENSTGMRFEAMEVRRCLQEGLKESPLMTHAMSLQIAGILDRARKVAGVVYDQDKE; this comes from the exons AGTGATACATCTGGCTTCGGCTATGGCGCCGACTCGTTGGGGGTTTGTAAGCGCCGGAAAAATCAGCAACGACTTCAAAGTGGCCCTGGACACTCTACCAAAGGAGGAACACCAG GTTGTAGCCGTGGCAGCCAGAAGCCTGGAAAGTGCCCAGAAGTTTGCTAAAACTCACAACATCCCAACAGCTTATGGTTCATACGCAGAGCTAGCAGCACAGAAGGATATAG ATGTGGTGTACATCGGTTCCATCCATACCCAGCATGCACCAGTGACTACCATGATGCTCCAGGCAGGGAAGCCTGTCCTGTGTGAGAAGCCGATGGCCGTCAACTCCCGAGAGGCGCAGCAGATGATCGGCCTTGCCAAGGAGAAGAACATCTTCTTTATGGAG GCTGTCTGGAGTTGCTTCTTCCCAGCGTACCTAAAGATCCGTGAGATCATCGACTCAGGAGCAGTTGGGGAGGTGAAGGTGGTTACCGCATGTTTTGGATACAACGTTAACATTGATGTGCCAAGGCTGACAGAAAG ACCCTCAGGATCAATGTTGGATATGGGAATCTGGGGATCTGGGGACCTATATCAGTTTGCCACCATGGTGTTCGGAGGAGAAGAGCCACAGGATATTACCACTAGTGGACACCTCATCAGTGATGGGG GAGTCGATGAGACCGTGACTGTTGTCCTGAAGTACAGTGGAAACAGGATGGCCACACTTCTGTGCTCTATGTCTGCAAACATGCCCAACGAGGCATATGTGTGTGGGACAATGGGCTTTCTGAAG ATCCCAACCTTCTGGTGCCCTACAGAGGTGATCGCTCCAGACAAGACTCATGAATTCCCCCTCCCTCCACCGGAGAAACCTCTCAACTATGAAAACAGTACAGGGATGAGGTTTGAGGCCATGGAGGTCAGGAGGTGTCTTCAGGAAG GTTTGAAGGAGAGTCCTCTGATGACCCACGCCATGAGTCTACAGATAGCCGGTATCCTGGACCGGGCGCGTAAGGTGGCCGGAGTGGTGTACGATCAGGACAAGGAGTGA
- the LOC136421928 gene encoding trans-1,2-dihydrobenzene-1,2-diol dehydrogenase-like, whose translation MAPTRWGFVSAGKISNDFKVALDTLPKEEHQVVAVAARSLESAQKFAKTHNIPAAYGSYAELAAQKDIDVVYIGSIHTQHAPLTTMMLQAGKPVLCEKPMSVNSREARQMIGLAKEKNLFFMEAVWSRFFPAYKKIRDIIDSGAVGEVKIVTACFGGYIAHVPRLKERSLGGGSLLDLGIYPIQFATMVFGGKEPEDITISGHLSDGGVDETVTVVLKYSGNRMATLLCSMSAIVPNEAYVCGTKGSLKIPTFWCPTEVIAPDGTHEFPLPPPEKPLNFNNSTGMRFEAMEVRRCLQEGLKESPLMTHAMSLQIAGILDRARKEVGVVYDQDKE comes from the exons ATGGCGCCGACTCGTTGGGGGTTTGTTAGCGCCGGGAAAATCAGCAACGACTTCAAAGTGGCCCTGGATACTCTACCAAAGGAGGAACACCAG GTTGTAGCTGTTGCAGCTAGAAGCCTGGAAAGTGCCCAGAAGTTTGCTAAAACTCACAACATCCCAGCAGCATATGGTTCATATGCAGAGCTAGCAGCTCAGAAGGATATAG ACGTGGTGTACATTGGTTCCATCCATACCCAGCATGCACCACTGACTACCATGATGCTCCAGGCGGGGAAGCCTGTCCTGTGTGAGAAGCCGATGTCTGTCAACTCCCGAGAGGCACGGCAGATGATCGGCCTCGCCAAGGAGAAGAACCTCTTCTTTATGGAG GCTGTCTGGAGTCGCTTCTTCCCAGCGTACAAAAAGATCCGTGATATCATCGACTCAGGAGCAGTCGGGGAAGTGAAGATAGTGACTGCATGTTTTGGAGGTTATATTGCTCATGTGCCCAGGTTAAAAGAAag ATCCCTGGGAGGAGGATCACTGTTGGATCTGGGGATCTATCCGATCCAGTTTGCCACCATGGTGTTTGGAGGGAAGGAACCAGAGGACATTACCATTAGCGGACACCTTAGTGATGGGG GAGTCGATGAGACCGTGACTGTTGTACTGAAGTACAGTGGAAACAGGATGGCGACACTTCTGTGCTCTATGTCTGCAATTGTGCCCAACGAGGCATATGTGTGTGGGACAAAGGGCTCTCTTAAG ATCCCAACCTTCTGGTGTCCTACGGAAGTGATTGCTCCAGACGGCACCCATGAGTTCCCCCTCCCTCCACCAGAGAAGCCTCTCAACTTTAACAACAGTACAGGGATGAGGTTTGAGGCCATGGAGGTCAGGAGGTGTCTTCAGGAAG GTTTGAAGGAGAGTCCTCTGATGACCCACGCCATGAGTCTACAGATAGCCGGTATCCTGGACCGGGCACGTAAGGAGGTCGGAGTGGTGTACGATCAGGACAAGGAGTGA